In Tachypleus tridentatus isolate NWPU-2018 chromosome 3, ASM421037v1, whole genome shotgun sequence, the sequence TTAATATTTGCAAATTAAAACAGGCTTTGTTACAGTAATACGTGTACTAGAACGAGATCAGAGTGTTTCTAATAATTAACTGTAGTTGCACATCTTTAGCCTTTCGTATCTGGTCGGTAGTTACAAGTATGCGTCGAATAACAAGTGATTTCTATGTATCCAAGGTTTCTTCCTTGAGTATCTCATTCATGAAGTATGCAGCGCGTTTTGATTGGAGGTTATTCTAACGCACGTTGTTATTTCTATGCAGCCAAGGTTTCTTCCTGACCAGATTATCCGATGAAGAAGGTAACACGTTTTAATGGAGGTTACTTTAGTGCAAATTCTTATTTCTATATACCCAACGTTTCTTCCTGACCAGATCATCCAGTGAGTTACGTAGCACGTTTCGTCTGGAGGTTTATTTTCACCTACTTAACaaagattttgatatattttacgagaaggattttgtttgtttgtttgtttgtttgttttgaatttgcaaGGGCTATCTGGAGCCCTGAATGGTATTGCAGCTAgtcatttcttgggctactcttttgccaacaaatagtgggattgaccgtcacattataaacggctggagggcgagcatgtttagcgcgacgcgggcgcgaacccgcgaccctcggattacgagtcgcacgccttacgcgcttggccatgccaggccatacgAGAAGGAATTTGTCAGAAGATGACTAAAGATGGCTCCTTAGCTAGTATCCATCATTTCTCCTGTATTTACAAATACTCTGGTTCATACCATAGGAGTTATCTTCAAGCCAAACTGATGCAATTTAAGTATGTCTTTTATAATTTCTCCAACTGGtaattttaatgtgtgtgtgctttcttatagcaaacccacatcgagTATTTTCAGAAGTACAAAGTAATTCAATGTTGTTCGAACTTGTAAAAAACgctaaaacagaattatttttttcCCTAACCTTTATCTTGTTCTGTAATCAATTCGCCATTTTATATTTCcccatacatttttttttccaccaATCAGAATAGCCAAGCACAACTCACCTTCGTCTGCTGTTTAGTATAACGGGTTTTCGATGCCTTAATTATTGtcgttctttgtttgtttttttttaacctacgACATCACGTACCAGAATGAAGAGGTATCTTCTGCGCTTGCGCACTGGTCGAGATCCATTAGAACGTTTTACTTACACCAGGCTCGAAATGCTTGTTATTCAGACAAGTCACAAGCCTAAGAACTAACTTTACTGAACTACTAGGACAGAAAACAGTTAGATTGGTATACTGAAACATGAAACTTCAACTAGTGTTAGCGGTGGCTTGCTATTCGTTTATCTCAGGTAAGCATTGTTATAAATACGAATATTCCATCGAATAACCTAAAAATCACAAATTGACAGCTTTATAAAAATTGCTCATGAGAAGTGATCAGTGTTATAACGTTCGTGTTAAGTGAAACGTTTATCGCAAAGTTTTATAAAAGTCGTCATTAGTGAAACGCTCATTTCTCTTGTTACGTAAGACAAAACATCATTGTTATATTACTCGTAAAAATCCGTTTCTTATTATTACATTCGTGTTAGTACCACATTAGAGTTTATTAGTAAGGTAGGTGCATTCTAATCAGACTATCTTGTAAAACTTGCTTTCGTAATGCTGAGAAAACAACATTAGAGGGATTTCATATACTCTTTATACaagatttctttgttttggatACTTGCACAAACCTGCATGAATTTATATGTGATAGTCtttcctaatttagaactgttaGGCTATAAAAACGGCAGCTAGTTAATAGTAAGCCCTCCAATAAGTCGTAGGCTACTATAATCGAATATCGAAATTTAACCCTCTCTCTTACAATGCAACCACGACCCTAAAGTGCAGAGAACTTTTTCACGGCAACGAGACAATAACCATGGATCCTGAGATTCATATTTTGGCACGCTAACCACTTGGTCACGCCCGATTCGTTTATTACAGTAAAACtgcttttattattgttattataacataGATGATTGTTTAACTTTGTTCTAAACCTGCTTTCCTAGCCATCTAACTGCCGAAATTAAAAACGTGTTATAAAGCCTTCGAAATAGACTTCTGGCTTTACATTGCTTAGCTAGTAAGAGATGgtataataattatgttatacCTTAATGCACGCCTATACAGACAAAAAAGCACTTTAGTTAACCCTAAAATGGACAAGAAGATATAGTAGCTGAAAtgggatgtttgtttgttttgaatttcgcacaaagctgctcgagggatatctgcactagccgtccctaatttagcagtgtaagacaagagggaaggcgtttagtcatcgccacccaccgccaactcttaggctactcttttaccgtcacattataacgccggcTGAAATGGAGAGCGTGACAgcgattcgaactcacgaccctcagattatgattcgaGCGCCTTGATCATCTGGCTATGCAGAGCACCGATAGATTTTATTCCACAAtagtttctattttaattaaagccaTAAATGGTAGAAAATAAGTTCTATTTCACAATAGTCTCTACTTTAAATAAAGGCATAAGTGATCATGCAATAAGTCTCTATACTAAACGATCTCATAAATGATGGAGAGTTGAAagatctatttattccaacaattgGGTCCTTATAGGATCACAATAACATATCACATGATATCAAAGTAAATAGTATGCTTTCTTTTTTGGCTAtagaaatatctaattttatcTGCTTATTCTGGATGGCCCGCCACGTTGACGTACTTTGTAGACCCCAACCCTATCTTGTATTCCTATTGAATATTAGGCAGCTTCTTCCAACTATCTACCACGTCATCTCAAGGATGTATCGTGCCGCTGACAAAAATTGTAGTTCTATTAAGCAGATAGCGCCTTCTGGTGGCCATTTTGATCCCCACAATTTCGCTTTACTCGTTGTCTTGTTATATCGATTAAGAATTATTCCTCTATGGTGAATAGCTATGAATTAAGTAATTACAACTGTTTCTATAACAGTTATCAGAGTTTTAGGAGTATATTTCACTGCTATTAACTACCTTGTACAACAATTAGGAATATTCCACCATTGCTAACGTATATTACAATCACGTGTCTGCCAGTTGTGATGAAACAGAAACGAATATATCAACTTAACTAAAATCAATTAATCTTTCATACAATTCAATCAGTGTAACTTATAAATTACACAATTGCACTacctgatatatttttttataaacatgcaTGCGCAGTTAAACTTATCTTTTATCTTCTCTACGATTTTAGATATAACGTTCAGCTAAAACGTCACAAAATCCATATTGCACATTTTACGCATACATTTTAAAAACTCTCAATATAACgaaaacaataacagtaattattataactcCGATTTTGACCACAGATGtcacaacaaaatattcaaattatatatttaccataaatgtgtttgtgttttttttttaacatttggttCTTTCATAGGAAACAAAAAGTTATAAACACAACCTATCAACCTACTTAGGTTCTTGTCACATTgtaactataaaacaacaatagttGACATAATGTGATCATTAGCCAATCAAGTTACATGTTTGATTGCATCTCTGACttgtttagtttctttcttaAACTCTGTAATTAGCCatacatagtttttttttatttacagataacGTTTTCCTAATAcctatttactttttaataagaTGACGTACATAAATtttacatacaataataataaattaagtagtCAAAGATCGTGAAGGatgttttgatttatcaaatgATAATAAAGCTACAGTTACTGCTAGAACTTAGGCCTGTTGAATAAAGTAAGAAATTTCAGTTTTCGAATTTTGTAAGCGCTGTATAGCTGAAAAGCAGCGAGATAGAGCTATTCATATCTAGCTTCATTACCTGTATAAGTACTTTTTTTTTGCTCTTCCACTTCACACACGTAGTAGGAGTTAGCTCTCTAAAGAtaccgattgtatagtgtacaaagtatTGAATATTCTACATGTTAAATTTATCTAGAGttaatctattattggctggtaatttctCTTTCACCTTGtacttaaactttttaaaagacaagtatattgttgtaagaaagctaacttcgaGAGGTACTAACATCATTTTCActagaaatatgatttttattttttattttctacttttgcatgaaataataatgaaatgataagGACTGTTTTGCTttatcaaatgatgataaaatcaTAGTTATTTCTGGAACTAGATCAGCGATAGACCTGTTGATTATATATGATGATGaacgaaaataagaaatctcAGTTTTGTTTATTCGTCGGTTTTCGATTTTGGGACGCTCTGGATAGCTAAAAAGTGGCAACACCAGCTATACAGCGACTACCCCTGGTAGCTTTTGTTATCGAAATTCTGATGACCTATAGGGAAGAAAATCCAGATAAATTTTGAATTGCTTTAATACTGGAGTACACAAAGAAAGTTTGCGCACTTttcgttaaaataaaaaataattatttgtgttttcCCAAGTGAAGCCTAATCTGAAATAGATAGCAGAATAAATCGAGTTCAGACAGACATTCTGAGAGGGGGAGAAAAGGATTTGGTCACGTGTTACTTCTGTCACGTTAAATGATAGATAcgttaaatctttattttagccACTAACGTAGGTCAAGTATGTGACACAGTATTTACGTTTATGGTCATTTTATCGGTAGAAATTGAAGTGTAAATTACTAGGTACTTATTCTAACTATATACGATTTATAATAACATTGTCATATATTGTCTTCAGAATCGTGCTTCCTTTATATTTGGATGTGCTACAGGTGCTGCtagattttagttttttttgtcaGTGTAACAGCTCatcttaaatatttcattcaatcGGATTCATCTTGCTTTAGATCTCTTTCTCTTCAATATAAGCATTTTTTGGCAATAATAATTGGTAAGCTAGCCAACATTTTAACCCTAAAAAGTgaataattattagaaaacacGAGTGAATCTTCAGTAGCCGCGGCtctaattagatctcaaataggtcaagagatggagctacgagctaaatgtttgtactttgaaaatatttcagagCCATTTTATGAGCTGCTTTGCCCCATTTAAAAAGTAACCTGTTTAATGCTAAAAACAAGGTTTATAATTGGGAAGAAAAATACCCCAAAGTTGgataattactattattaagAAAGTCAGTTTTTAACGCTAGAAAGTGGGTAATTGGGAATAAAGAaagctaaatatttttaactgtagaaATTAAATTTTCCTAGAGTTCTGTTAACTCCTTAAAATGTTTCTagcaaattaatttcaaaaaataattaactttccaTAAAAAAAACTGACTCTATTTTTCCAGAAAAGTGGTATAGTTCATTTGagaatattataacaatatcttgaaaatgtatatttaattttcagtcaCTGGCCAGTTTGAGTGCCCGACGAAGGAAGGTTATTACCCTGACCCCAAACAATGTGACAAGTACTATAGGTGTCGTGATGGAAAGCCCATCGAGCATCTGTGCGATGACGGTTATGTTTTTCCCATCAAAAATCCTCTTTACTCTCGCTGTGACTATCCATTTAACGTCGACTGTGGAGACAGAACCGAATTACGTAAGTGACTCAAAAGTTATGTTCaccattattattacttttacgtaaaatattaaGGAACTTAAAAGTACCAGAAATTTCAAAGATACGTTAATATAGAAGAGGATTATCAGAGATTTTTTGGTTTCATCTTCTTCAAAGAGGACATggtaaatattttgaatgtttttatcgTTATTTGTGACACAAAAAAATGCTTGTTTATGAATATTAATGTGTAATTGAAACGTTTGCATTCGCGTATCCACAACACGGGTTCGAATTACAGCAATTTTTCAATCATTTAAAGGAAACATATCACGCATTAAGAGGAACAATGAAGGCACCAGTGATATATATGTTTCTTCAACTGTCTAAGCTTCACACATGAATATAATTGCTATTCGTAAGAAATACGCTTTAGATTAATGTAAACAAAGGAAGAAAAAGACAACCTCATATAATGTGGTTTTGCAGGATTTCTTCTGATTGTAACCAATTCTgttctaaaacaaaaatgttcaaattaatttctctttaagattttaatgtcatttttttcTCTATAAAAGTAGATTTTCTTagaaatatctaaatatataaagttagctttttaaaatgtttgatattgaCTTTTAGAGGAAAAGGGttagtatcaggtcatcccacaaATAATGTCCGAAaacttaatacagaaagtgcatcatcatttctgtatttgtagaaagttttaatgACTAGAATATGTAGaaagacatgtataaaaatattcagacaaataaaagaaac encodes:
- the LOC143247559 gene encoding protein obstructor-E-like, which translates into the protein MKLQLVLAVACYSFISVTGQFECPTKEGYYPDPKQCDKYYRCRDGKPIEHLCDDGYVFPIKNPLYSRCDYPFNVDCGDRTELQPAKSSKHCPRKFGIFIHEQKCNLFRQCVNGRAYTRECSQSLVFNPASGDCSWPQNVPGCEYYTDELEETKDEVATSTQAEE